A single region of the Streptomyces sp. NBC_00425 genome encodes:
- a CDS encoding AAA family ATPase — protein MEVVSHYILMPGMLRLSRLNLLFGMNNSGKTKLLHLLRSLSSPHLLMEYPADLSCAITWFDPELRKALVDVRGRWLEYRVDDRRVALPPRPYRVLSLGSEAYRGRFFRLKASSVPGIAEFLGVDRWTARTVISNMPVMLPDVMSEVAFYGDDVKISYRKDAFGEEELGQVAVWFYALAVFAELQARVEPTILVLDEPFVSLHPVAQRHVLELFESATWTFQVILAEHSPTAYERRHHGWSATVLVPEGERQSRISQEDADLERIGGG, from the coding sequence TTGGAGGTTGTCAGCCACTACATCCTGATGCCCGGCATGCTACGGCTTTCAAGGCTAAACTTGCTCTTCGGAATGAATAATTCGGGCAAGACGAAACTTTTGCACCTTCTTCGATCACTCAGTTCGCCACATTTGCTGATGGAGTATCCGGCGGATCTCTCGTGTGCCATCACTTGGTTCGATCCGGAACTTCGGAAGGCGCTGGTGGATGTCCGGGGTCGGTGGCTGGAGTACCGGGTCGATGACCGGCGGGTGGCGCTTCCTCCTCGCCCGTACAGGGTTCTGTCGTTGGGTTCCGAGGCCTACAGGGGGCGTTTTTTCCGTCTGAAGGCTTCCTCGGTACCAGGGATTGCCGAATTCCTTGGAGTCGACCGCTGGACCGCGCGAACTGTAATCTCCAACATGCCCGTCATGCTGCCTGATGTGATGTCCGAGGTGGCCTTCTACGGGGATGATGTAAAGATTTCATATCGGAAAGATGCGTTCGGAGAGGAAGAGCTCGGACAGGTGGCCGTTTGGTTTTATGCGCTAGCTGTTTTTGCGGAACTTCAAGCGCGGGTGGAGCCAACAATCCTTGTGTTGGATGAGCCATTCGTTTCCCTGCATCCTGTAGCGCAACGGCATGTGTTGGAACTGTTCGAGTCGGCGACGTGGACCTTTCAGGTCATCCTGGCCGAACACAGTCCGACCGCCTACGAGCGTCGGCATCACGGCTGGAGCGCCACGGTGCTGGTACCTGAGGGGGAGCGCCAGTCCCGAATTTCCCAGGAGGATGCGGACTTGGAACGCATCGGAGGCGGCTGA